In Chloroflexota bacterium, a single genomic region encodes these proteins:
- a CDS encoding DNA translocase FtsK 4TM domain-containing protein yields MPPKRTKSDEKKTFWTRARERFTPRLQRELAGIVFLAVGVFTGASLFRLAFGFVGDLWADLLWKMFGWGAYALPVIAFGASVLLLRRGTNLIVGVAWGRVFAFELFCAAMIALTHLLTPAVNAGVLAEKGLGGGFVGYALSSPIANALGATGGAMVLIAIALLTLPAVIGMSATRLHAWSDALAARANITPRARPVVRPSVAPVEEKIKPEKSRVEPAPRIHPPTPADAPRPVFGKPIQPRLPLKPVAPQLVLSPRSRARRRGNLLPPIDLLDASNESKYGETDANRKARLIEETLDNFGIPAKVVEINAGPTITQFGLEPGFVERRGTDGVVRQRKVSVNRIASLQHDLELALAAAPIRIETPVPGRAIVGIEVPNHSVSLVSLRGIVESEAFKKKKSSLRIALGRDVSGGSTVADLQSMPHLLIAGATGSGKSVCVNTIIACLLMNNSPDDLRFVMVDPKRVELTAYNGIPHLLGPVITNMQEVVPALRWVVREMDARFTLFAKERVRNIEAFNDKMEKENGENRMPYLIALIDELADLMLAAPDETEKLLTRLAQMARATGIHLVIATQRPSVDVVTGLIKANFPSRISFAVTSSVDSRVVLDTTGAEKLLGKGDMLYMASDSSKLSRLQGCFVSDDEIARVVHFWREKAITDMRDVPQDAPWKAMGDGKDGGDEALIEQAIDIAQQFDRTSISFLQRKLGIGYPRAARLMDQLEDRGIVGPDEGGGKPRAVLIHDGDIKEFEAEEPPKKKK; encoded by the coding sequence ATGCCACCGAAACGAACCAAGTCGGACGAAAAGAAAACATTTTGGACGCGCGCGCGCGAACGATTCACACCACGCCTGCAACGCGAACTCGCGGGCATTGTGTTTCTCGCGGTCGGCGTATTCACCGGCGCAAGTTTATTCCGGTTGGCGTTCGGTTTCGTCGGCGACCTGTGGGCGGACTTGTTGTGGAAGATGTTCGGCTGGGGCGCGTACGCATTGCCGGTGATCGCGTTCGGCGCGAGCGTCTTGTTGTTGCGGCGCGGCACGAACTTGATCGTCGGCGTTGCCTGGGGTCGCGTATTCGCGTTCGAACTGTTTTGCGCGGCGATGATCGCGTTGACGCATTTGCTTACGCCCGCGGTGAACGCGGGCGTTCTCGCGGAAAAAGGTCTGGGTGGTGGCTTTGTCGGATACGCGCTCAGTAGTCCTATCGCGAACGCGCTCGGCGCGACCGGCGGCGCGATGGTGTTGATCGCGATCGCGCTGTTGACTCTGCCGGCGGTGATTGGGATGAGCGCGACGCGTTTGCACGCGTGGAGCGATGCGCTCGCCGCGCGCGCGAACATCACCCCGCGCGCGAGACCGGTCGTGCGACCCAGTGTGGCACCGGTCGAAGAGAAAATAAAACCGGAAAAATCCAGGGTCGAACCCGCGCCGCGCATTCATCCGCCTACGCCCGCCGACGCGCCGCGTCCCGTGTTCGGCAAACCGATTCAGCCGCGTTTGCCGCTCAAGCCCGTCGCGCCGCAACTGGTTCTCTCGCCGCGCAGTCGGGCGCGCCGCCGCGGCAATCTGCTCCCGCCGATTGATCTGCTCGACGCGTCGAACGAGAGCAAGTACGGCGAGACGGACGCGAATCGCAAAGCGCGGCTCATCGAAGAGACGCTCGACAACTTTGGCATTCCCGCCAAGGTCGTCGAAATCAACGCGGGTCCCACGATCACGCAATTCGGTTTGGAACCTGGGTTCGTCGAACGACGCGGCACGGATGGCGTCGTGCGCCAACGTAAAGTGTCGGTCAATCGCATCGCGAGTTTGCAACACGATTTGGAACTCGCGCTTGCCGCCGCGCCGATTCGCATTGAAACGCCGGTGCCGGGTCGCGCGATTGTCGGCATCGAAGTGCCGAACCATTCCGTGTCGCTCGTGTCGCTGCGCGGCATCGTCGAGAGCGAGGCGTTCAAGAAAAAGAAATCGTCGCTGCGCATCGCGCTCGGACGCGATGTGTCCGGTGGTTCGACTGTCGCCGATTTGCAATCCATGCCACACTTACTCATCGCGGGTGCGACCGGTTCCGGCAAGTCGGTGTGCGTCAACACGATTATCGCGTGCTTGTTGATGAACAATTCACCGGACGATTTGCGCTTTGTGATGGTGGATCCGAAACGCGTCGAGTTGACCGCGTACAACGGCATTCCGCACTTGCTCGGTCCGGTCATTACGAACATGCAAGAGGTGGTGCCGGCGTTGCGCTGGGTCGTGCGCGAGATGGATGCGCGGTTCACGTTGTTCGCGAAAGAACGCGTCCGTAATATCGAAGCGTTCAACGACAAAATGGAAAAAGAGAACGGCGAGAACCGGATGCCATACCTCATCGCGTTGATTGACGAGTTGGCGGACTTGATGCTCGCCGCGCCGGACGAAACCGAAAAATTATTGACGCGTCTCGCACAGATGGCGCGCGCGACCGGCATTCACTTGGTCATCGCGACGCAACGTCCGTCGGTGGATGTCGTGACCGGGTTGATCAAAGCGAATTTTCCATCGCGTATTTCGTTCGCGGTCACGAGTAGTGTGGATTCGCGCGTCGTGCTCGATACGACCGGCGCGGAGAAATTGCTGGGCAAGGGCGATATGCTTTACATGGCGAGCGATTCGTCGAAACTATCGCGCTTGCAGGGTTGTTTCGTGTCGGACGATGAAATCGCGCGCGTCGTGCATTTCTGGCGCGAGAAAGCGATCACCGATATGCGTGACGTGCCGCAGGATGCGCCCTGGAAGGCGATGGGCGATGGCAAGGACGGCGGCGATGAGGCGCTCATCGAGCAGGCGATTGACATCGCGCAACAGTTCGACCGGACTTCGATTTCGTTTTTGCAACGCAAGCTGGGTATCGGCTATCCGCGTGCCGCGCGGTTGATGGATCAACTCGAAGATCGCGGCATCGTGGGACCGGATGAAGGCGGCGGCAAACCGCGCGCGGTGTTGATTCACGACGGAGACATCAAAGAGTTCGAGGCGGAGGAACCGCCGAAGAAGAAAAAATAG
- the infA gene encoding translation initiation factor IF-1 — translation MARPVQNREEKKAKKDVIEAEGVITEALPNAMFRVQLESGHSVLAHISGKMRMYYIRILLGDRVTVELSPYDLTRGRITYRFKK, via the coding sequence ATGGCACGACCAGTCCAGAACAGAGAAGAAAAGAAAGCCAAGAAAGACGTAATCGAGGCGGAAGGCGTCATCACCGAGGCGCTGCCCAACGCGATGTTTCGCGTGCAATTGGAAAGCGGGCACTCGGTGTTGGCGCACATTTCCGGCAAAATGCGAATGTACTATATTCGTATTCTGCTGGGCGACCGCGTGACGGTGGAACTCTCGCCGTACGATTTGACGCGCGGACGCATCACGTATCGTTTCAAGAAATAG
- the amrB gene encoding AmmeMemoRadiSam system protein B, which translates to MTTGTIDPRTIRKSPIAGKWYPGKPDELQATVDDYLARAERISTDDELIALISPHAGYPYSGQTAAHAYRQLEQHQYDAVVLLGPSHYDDFGAVAVTTKKFYWTPLGEIELDQDFITKLSRQIALTPVERDREHSLEIQIPFLQRMLLNFKLVPLMLSMPFYIVGARALETCTLLANALAELARERRVLFVASSDLSHLPDYHAVKKFDARTEELIAAFDIPGLADYAWQTGECRACGDAPIITTLLAAKALGADRVRVLHRTNSGDVTGEREHADYVVGYLAAAAYKSKK; encoded by the coding sequence ATGACAACGGGTACGATTGATCCACGCACCATTCGCAAGTCGCCCATCGCCGGGAAATGGTATCCCGGCAAGCCGGACGAGTTGCAGGCAACGGTTGACGATTATCTTGCGCGCGCCGAAAGGATTTCAACTGACGACGAACTGATTGCGCTCATTTCTCCTCATGCCGGTTATCCGTACTCTGGGCAGACTGCCGCGCACGCGTATCGTCAACTTGAACAACACCAGTATGACGCCGTCGTGTTGCTCGGTCCGAGCCATTACGACGATTTTGGCGCGGTTGCCGTAACCACGAAAAAATTTTACTGGACCCCCTTGGGCGAAATCGAACTCGATCAAGATTTCATTACGAAATTATCTCGCCAAATTGCCTTGACGCCGGTCGAACGCGACCGCGAACACTCGCTCGAAATTCAGATTCCCTTTTTGCAACGGATGCTCCTCAATTTCAAACTTGTGCCGTTGATGTTGTCCATGCCGTTCTACATCGTCGGCGCGCGCGCGCTGGAGACGTGCACGCTACTTGCCAATGCGCTCGCCGAGCTGGCGCGCGAGCGGCGCGTTCTCTTCGTCGCGAGTTCGGATCTGTCGCACTTGCCCGATTATCACGCGGTCAAAAAATTCGACGCGCGCACCGAAGAATTGATCGCCGCGTTCGATATTCCTGGGTTGGCGGACTATGCGTGGCAGACCGGCGAGTGCCGCGCTTGCGGCGACGCGCCGATCATCACGACGTTGCTCGCGGCGAAAGCGCTCGGCGCAGACCGCGTGCGTGTGTTGCACCGCACCAACTCTGGCGACGTGACCGGCGAACGCGAGCACGCCGACTATGTCGTCGGGTACTTGGCGGCGGCAGCGTACAAAAGTAAAAAATAA
- the priA gene encoding primosomal protein N', which yields MKYAQIVVNTPLGVTQSREENVPLAESLRERTFTYAIPERLADKLALGQLVWVPFNVRRLQGVVIAFSDSSPVAETKDVDEIVDPRPFLSEIHLDLARWIAREYLCSLNDAIQLMLPLGVEQTPKILLALTGKSLGEDLTEKQAAFMALFENKPEIELGNVPRDLRGTVDSLVRHEIISKRTVIPPPRAKPRRVKSVRLVNADALALQGPKELSGRYRAIVDFLKNEDGAIWVSAVYANTDCTLAHLRRLETLGVVALEEEEVMRDSLAGRVFDVVEPPMLTTEQQAAWEAIEFGIRNEQTPTTFLLHGVTGSGKTEIYLRALDEILAQGKQGLALVPEISLTPQTIRRFGARFPNRIAVVHSKLSEGERYDTWRRCRDGLVDIVIGARSALFAPLPRLGLIVLDEEHDPAFKQETVPHYHARETAIELARRVGACVILGSATPDLETYYRATRGEIKLLEMPQRVMGHAQVIANEITNYQLPKRKLALHKLDDEHADARYLDLPPIDIVDLRAELKAGNRSMFSRALQREMTRVLAAKEQVILFLNRRGSATFVLCRDCGNVFKCKRCNNPMTYHGVGDSLICHHCNRRDRVPTQCPVCKSARIRYFGVGTEKVEQEIQNLFPQAKTLRWDFDVTRGKESHEEILENFVQRRADILVGTQMIAKGLDLPFVTLVGVISADTALNLPDFRSTERTFQLLTQVAGRAGRSILGGKVIVQTYNPDHYAIQAASHHDYRAFYEREIAFRREQGYPPFNRLIRLVLTHPNAKQAQAESARVHRALATRIAQRGLPALDLIGPAPAFFAKERGQFRYQILVRGREPHALVADIALPFGWRVDVDPVSVL from the coding sequence ATGAAATACGCGCAAATCGTCGTCAACACGCCGCTGGGCGTCACCCAATCACGCGAAGAAAATGTGCCGCTCGCCGAATCACTCCGCGAGCGCACATTTACGTACGCGATTCCCGAGCGCCTCGCGGACAAGCTCGCACTGGGACAACTGGTCTGGGTACCGTTTAATGTGCGTCGCCTGCAAGGTGTCGTCATCGCGTTCAGCGATTCGTCGCCCGTGGCTGAAACCAAGGACGTTGACGAGATCGTTGACCCGCGCCCTTTCCTCTCCGAAATCCATCTCGACCTCGCGCGATGGATCGCGCGCGAATATCTCTGCTCGCTCAACGATGCGATTCAACTGATGCTTCCGCTCGGCGTCGAGCAAACGCCGAAAATTCTCCTCGCGCTCACCGGCAAATCACTAGGTGAAGACCTTACCGAAAAGCAAGCCGCGTTCATGGCGTTATTTGAAAATAAACCGGAAATCGAACTGGGCAATGTCCCGCGCGATTTACGCGGCACGGTTGATAGTCTCGTGCGTCACGAAATCATCAGCAAGCGCACCGTCATCCCACCGCCGCGCGCAAAACCGCGCCGCGTCAAATCAGTACGTTTGGTCAACGCCGATGCGCTGGCATTGCAGGGTCCCAAAGAATTGTCGGGACGTTATCGCGCGATTGTTGATTTTCTCAAAAACGAAGATGGCGCGATCTGGGTCAGCGCCGTGTACGCGAATACAGATTGCACGCTCGCGCATCTGCGCCGCTTGGAAACGTTGGGCGTCGTCGCGCTCGAAGAAGAAGAGGTCATGCGCGATTCGCTCGCCGGACGCGTGTTCGATGTTGTCGAGCCGCCGATGCTCACGACGGAACAACAAGCCGCGTGGGAGGCGATTGAATTCGGAATTCGGAATGAGCAGACGCCTACTACCTTTTTGCTTCATGGCGTTACCGGCTCAGGCAAGACGGAAATTTACTTACGCGCGCTTGATGAAATTCTCGCGCAGGGCAAGCAAGGTCTTGCCCTCGTGCCGGAAATTTCGCTGACGCCGCAGACGATTCGCCGGTTTGGCGCGCGTTTTCCCAATCGAATCGCGGTCGTGCACTCGAAACTTTCCGAGGGCGAACGCTACGACACGTGGCGACGTTGCCGCGACGGCTTGGTGGACATTGTGATTGGCGCGCGCTCGGCGCTCTTTGCGCCATTGCCGCGCCTCGGCTTGATCGTACTCGATGAAGAACACGATCCCGCGTTCAAACAAGAAACGGTTCCGCATTATCACGCGCGCGAAACCGCAATCGAACTCGCGCGGCGCGTCGGTGCGTGCGTGATTCTCGGTAGCGCGACGCCCGATCTCGAAACGTACTATCGCGCGACCCGCGGCGAAATCAAATTGCTCGAGATGCCGCAACGCGTGATGGGACACGCCCAAGTTATCGCGAACGAAATCACCAATTACCAATTACCGAAAAGAAAGCTCGCGCTCCATAAATTGGATGACGAACACGCCGACGCGCGTTATCTCGATTTGCCGCCGATTGACATCGTGGACTTGCGCGCTGAACTAAAAGCGGGCAATCGTTCGATGTTCTCACGCGCGCTGCAACGCGAAATGACGCGCGTGCTCGCGGCGAAAGAGCAAGTGATTCTCTTTCTCAATCGGCGCGGCTCGGCGACGTTCGTGCTTTGCCGCGATTGCGGGAACGTGTTCAAGTGCAAACGTTGCAATAATCCGATGACGTACCACGGCGTCGGCGATTCACTCATTTGCCATCACTGCAATCGGCGCGACCGCGTGCCGACCCAGTGTCCGGTTTGTAAAAGCGCGCGCATTCGCTATTTCGGTGTGGGCACGGAAAAAGTCGAACAAGAAATCCAGAATTTGTTCCCGCAGGCGAAAACACTACGGTGGGATTTCGACGTGACGCGCGGCAAGGAATCGCACGAAGAGATTCTCGAAAATTTTGTTCAGCGTCGCGCGGACATTTTGGTCGGCACGCAAATGATCGCGAAAGGATTGGACTTGCCGTTCGTGACGCTCGTCGGCGTGATCAGCGCGGACACCGCGCTCAATTTGCCGGATTTTCGTTCGACCGAGCGCACGTTTCAATTGTTGACCCAGGTTGCCGGACGCGCGGGGCGCAGCATTCTGGGCGGCAAAGTGATCGTGCAGACGTACAACCCGGACCATTACGCGATTCAAGCTGCATCGCATCACGACTATCGCGCGTTTTACGAACGCGAGATTGCGTTCCGCCGCGAGCAAGGTTATCCGCCGTTCAATCGTTTGATTCGCTTGGTCTTGACGCATCCGAACGCGAAACAAGCGCAAGCCGAATCGGCGCGCGTGCACCGCGCGCTCGCGACGCGTATCGCGCAACGCGGCTTGCCCGCGCTCGATCTCATCGGACCCGCGCCGGCGTTTTTCGCGAAAGAGCGCGGACAATTCCGTTATCAAATCCTGGTGCGCGGTCGAGAACCGCACGCGCTCGTGGCAGACATTGCGCTGCCGTTCGGCTGGCGCGTGGATGTGGACCCGGTGAGTGTGTTGTAA
- a CDS encoding S1 RNA-binding domain-containing protein produces MSASNPLESNPDEGYWRALMGDAKPASVPAESPPALPPSESGWALAEKSYTQGDTLELRVVGYNRGGLLVDLGGLHGFVPASQLAAFPRNVSEEARAQELARYVNNSMRLKVIEFERTRNRLILSERIVNPPISRAEQLLAAIQPEQTRKGVVRNVTDFGAFIDLGGVEGLVHVSELSWEYVKHPRDLLAPGQEIEVYVLDVNRELKRIACSLKRLKPNPWQDLAANVKPGDWVNGKVTSVVPFGAFVRLGNGVEGLVHASELAEGRFLHPRDVVQEGQEVNVRVLEIDAFQKRIKLSLRKNDGATQSKFADEMMPPPPDAGYWKSLADSGVE; encoded by the coding sequence ATGTCTGCAAGCAATCCGTTAGAATCCAACCCCGATGAAGGATATTGGCGCGCGTTGATGGGCGATGCCAAGCCCGCCAGTGTGCCAGCCGAGTCGCCGCCCGCGTTGCCACCGAGTGAATCGGGTTGGGCGCTCGCCGAAAAAAGTTACACGCAGGGCGATACGCTTGAACTGCGCGTCGTCGGCTACAATCGCGGTGGATTGCTCGTAGACTTGGGCGGCTTGCACGGCTTTGTGCCCGCCTCGCAACTCGCGGCATTTCCGCGCAACGTGTCCGAGGAAGCCCGCGCGCAAGAGTTGGCGCGCTATGTCAACAATTCGATGCGGCTCAAGGTCATCGAGTTCGAGCGCACGCGCAATCGGTTGATCCTATCCGAGCGCATCGTCAATCCGCCGATCTCGCGCGCCGAGCAATTGCTCGCCGCGATTCAGCCGGAGCAAACGCGCAAGGGGGTCGTCCGCAACGTCACCGATTTCGGCGCGTTCATTGATCTCGGCGGTGTCGAAGGACTCGTCCACGTTTCCGAATTGTCGTGGGAGTACGTCAAGCATCCGCGCGATTTGCTCGCGCCCGGACAAGAGATCGAAGTGTATGTGCTCGACGTGAATCGTGAACTAAAACGAATCGCCTGTTCACTGAAACGACTCAAACCGAATCCGTGGCAAGACCTCGCCGCGAACGTCAAGCCGGGCGACTGGGTCAACGGCAAAGTCACGAGCGTGGTGCCGTTCGGCGCGTTCGTTCGTTTGGGCAATGGCGTCGAAGGACTGGTGCACGCGTCCGAACTTGCGGAGGGACGCTTCTTGCATCCGCGCGATGTGGTGCAAGAGGGGCAAGAAGTCAACGTGCGCGTGCTCGAAATTGACGCGTTCCAAAAACGGATCAAGTTGAGTTTGCGGAAAAATGATGGCGCAACCCAGAGCAAGTTCGCGGACGAAATGATGCCACCGCCGCCGGACGCGGGGTACTGGAAAAGTCTCGCCGATTCCGGCGTGGAATGA
- a CDS encoding ABC transporter permease: MNLQITLAARYLWGRKLRTFLTTLAIVIGVMVIFGTGIYLPSFMDAFQKSLLSASRQADVMITHKTGESFSATTLNKIKTINGIVVIAGSIERVINLPPNFYGKNSTVTAVSLVGIDPTIAPDLHDYRITQGRFLKQGDGNVAVISERLADSLGGKLNDTIKVPTTQGVVKLTIVGLMPGRALVGNEQVLVTLTQAQKLLDTPGRINVIEANLTTKDKAESEAVVNTIKAQLGNTFTLGGLSSGSEFLGAMQMGQIIFNLFGFLTLAMGGFIIFNTFRTIVAERRHDIGMLRAIGADRAAIIGLVLTEGLVQGVIGTAIGIGLGYLLGIVITAGTAPIMKQFMNMELTTVIDPSLVVVSIVLGVGVTLFAGLLPALSASRVTPIEALRPSLSDVMQRISRVGTIVGAVMIVVALAGLLMGNFALVALGGFLFFVGLVLIAPALVRPITNLFGVLLALVFAREGTGELAQGNLTRQPGRAAITASATMIGLAIVVGAGGMMFSLTGTVMDLFSKTMGSDYLLIPPSIAIWKGDVGASEGLKGKIRSIPGVGAVNSLRYAQSSLQSVSLKTGAGETAISVLGIDPVEYPKISGMDFQKGNAQDAYNALGADERNVIVNGILAASANLNVGDVIPLATPSGQQDYRIVAIGSDVLSYKINTAYISQANMKLDFNKSEDILYQVNLAPGAAPALAEQWLNQIVADYPQFRLVAGREYTAEFAQQYDAIFVGFYVLLGVLAFPSLIAILNTLAIGVIERTREIGMLRAIGATRGQVWRTIVAEALLLAGIGTAFGILAGLYLSYVFVQGIGASGIFKMEYSFPSAGVLAAIAAGLIFGVLAALLPARQASGMEIIKALRYE, from the coding sequence ATGAATCTGCAAATAACTTTGGCGGCTCGATATCTCTGGGGACGCAAACTTCGGACCTTTCTCACCACGCTCGCCATCGTCATCGGTGTGATGGTGATTTTCGGAACGGGCATTTACTTGCCGTCATTTATGGACGCGTTTCAAAAAAGTTTGCTCTCCGCGTCCCGTCAAGCTGATGTAATGATTACGCACAAGACTGGCGAATCCTTCTCCGCGACCACGCTGAACAAAATAAAAACTATTAATGGGATTGTCGTCATCGCCGGTTCGATTGAGCGCGTCATCAATCTTCCGCCGAACTTTTACGGCAAGAACTCGACGGTCACTGCGGTGTCACTGGTCGGCATCGATCCGACGATTGCGCCAGACCTTCACGACTATCGAATCACCCAGGGTCGTTTTCTGAAACAAGGCGATGGCAACGTCGCCGTGATTTCGGAACGGCTCGCCGATTCGTTGGGCGGGAAATTGAACGACACGATCAAAGTACCGACCACCCAGGGCGTCGTCAAGTTGACGATTGTCGGTCTAATGCCAGGACGCGCACTCGTCGGCAATGAGCAGGTGCTTGTCACGCTTACCCAAGCACAAAAACTGCTCGATACGCCTGGACGCATCAATGTCATCGAAGCGAATCTCACGACCAAGGACAAGGCGGAAAGCGAAGCCGTCGTCAATACAATCAAAGCGCAACTGGGGAACACGTTTACGCTGGGCGGGCTATCGAGCGGTTCGGAATTCCTCGGCGCGATGCAGATGGGGCAAATCATATTCAATCTCTTCGGCTTTCTCACACTGGCAATGGGCGGGTTCATCATCTTTAACACCTTCCGAACGATTGTCGCCGAGCGGCGTCACGACATTGGCATGTTGCGCGCGATTGGCGCGGATCGCGCGGCGATCATCGGGCTTGTGCTTACCGAAGGATTGGTGCAAGGCGTGATCGGCACGGCGATTGGCATTGGGTTGGGTTACCTGCTCGGCATTGTCATCACCGCTGGGACAGCCCCGATTATGAAACAATTCATGAACATGGAATTGACTACCGTCATTGATCCGTCGCTGGTCGTCGTTTCGATTGTCCTGGGTGTTGGCGTCACGCTGTTCGCCGGATTGTTGCCCGCGCTCAGCGCAAGCCGCGTCACGCCAATTGAAGCATTGCGTCCATCACTCAGCGACGTGATGCAACGCATCAGCCGCGTTGGCACGATTGTCGGCGCGGTGATGATCGTCGTCGCGCTAGCGGGATTGCTGATGGGCAATTTCGCGCTCGTCGCGCTGGGTGGTTTTCTGTTTTTCGTCGGCTTGGTGCTCATCGCGCCCGCCTTGGTCAGACCGATTACGAATTTGTTTGGCGTTTTGCTCGCGTTGGTTTTTGCGCGTGAAGGCACCGGCGAACTCGCGCAAGGCAATCTCACGCGCCAACCAGGTCGCGCGGCGATCACCGCGAGCGCGACAATGATCGGTCTTGCGATTGTCGTCGGCGCGGGTGGAATGATGTTCAGTCTCACCGGCACCGTGATGGACCTGTTTAGCAAAACGATGGGCAGTGACTATTTGCTCATCCCGCCATCCATTGCTATTTGGAAAGGCGATGTCGGCGCGAGCGAAGGACTCAAGGGCAAGATTCGTTCGATTCCCGGCGTCGGCGCGGTCAATTCGTTGCGGTACGCTCAATCGTCGCTTCAATCCGTCTCGCTAAAAACCGGCGCGGGCGAGACCGCGATTTCTGTCCTAGGAATCGACCCGGTCGAGTACCCGAAAATTTCGGGAATGGATTTCCAAAAAGGCAACGCGCAAGACGCGTACAACGCCCTCGGCGCGGACGAGCGCAATGTCATCGTCAATGGCATCCTCGCCGCGAGCGCGAATCTTAACGTTGGCGACGTCATCCCTCTGGCGACGCCGTCGGGACAACAAGATTATCGCATCGTTGCGATTGGCAGCGATGTATTGAGCTACAAGATCAACACTGCATACATCTCGCAAGCGAATATGAAATTGGATTTCAACAAGAGCGAGGACATTTTGTACCAAGTCAATCTTGCGCCTGGCGCAGCCCCAGCCCTGGCAGAGCAATGGCTCAATCAAATCGTCGCCGACTATCCGCAATTCCGTTTGGTCGCGGGGCGCGAGTACACAGCAGAATTCGCCCAACAGTACGACGCGATCTTTGTGGGATTTTACGTTCTACTTGGCGTGTTGGCGTTCCCATCATTGATTGCGATCCTCAACACGCTGGCGATTGGCGTGATCGAGCGCACGCGCGAAATCGGCATGTTGCGCGCGATTGGCGCGACGCGCGGGCAGGTGTGGCGAACGATTGTTGCCGAGGCGCTTTTGCTCGCGGGGATCGGCACGGCGTTCGGCATCCTGGCTGGGCTGTATCTCAGTTACGTGTTCGTTCAGGGTATCGGCGCGAGCGGCATTTTCAAGATGGAGTACTCGTTCCCCAGCGCCGGAGTTCTCGCGGCAATCGCGGCGGGGCTGATCTTTGGCGTGCTCGCCGCGCTATTGCCGGCGCGCCAAGCGTCAGGTATGGAAATCATAAAGGCGTTGCGGTACGAATGA
- a CDS encoding flavin monoamine oxidase family protein yields MQPTDTRDYLAIIQNGLMPMATRPQKVVIVGAGMAGLTAAYELQRAGHEPLVLEAQPRVGGRIYTLREPFSDGLYAEAGAMRIPRVHDLTMAYIEKFQLEYSPFTMGNANAYYFINGRRTRVSEAKANPDGLGFAVAAHERGKSYAQLWEEAIQPIVKKLESGGAHAWDEIVAEYDEFSIREFLESRKWSEGAIEMYGLLADQEAIMNTSFLELLREEVGNYYTNMIELDGGMDHLPRAFMPALRSRIRFGAKMIALDQAPTSVTIHYETAAGRMAATGDYAIITAPFPVLRHIEVLKPFSRAKQRAIRQAHYDASAKILFQCRRRFWEEDDGIFGGGTISDLPVRVMYYPDHHRETGRGVMLASYTWGEDAERWASLSPRDRIEQALEDVAQIHPQITTEFEVGVSHVWHNAEFAAGAFALFDPGQQTLLYNAIIAPEGRIHFAGEHASLAHAWIQGAIESGLRAAREIHRASFGNE; encoded by the coding sequence ATGCAACCAACCGATACGCGAGATTATCTCGCCATCATACAGAATGGACTAATGCCGATGGCGACGCGACCGCAAAAGGTCGTCATCGTCGGCGCAGGCATGGCGGGCTTGACCGCGGCGTACGAATTGCAACGCGCCGGGCACGAGCCGCTCGTCCTCGAAGCGCAACCGCGCGTCGGCGGGCGCATCTACACGTTGCGCGAACCGTTCAGCGATGGGCTGTACGCCGAAGCCGGCGCGATGCGTATTCCCAGGGTGCACGACTTGACGATGGCATACATCGAAAAATTCCAACTCGAGTATTCGCCGTTCACGATGGGCAACGCGAACGCGTACTATTTCATCAATGGACGACGGACGCGCGTGTCCGAAGCGAAGGCGAACCCGGACGGGCTGGGTTTCGCGGTCGCCGCGCACGAACGCGGTAAATCGTACGCGCAGTTGTGGGAGGAAGCGATTCAACCCATCGTGAAAAAGTTGGAAAGCGGCGGCGCGCACGCGTGGGACGAAATCGTCGCCGAGTACGACGAATTTTCGATCCGCGAATTTTTGGAATCGCGCAAATGGTCGGAAGGCGCGATCGAGATGTACGGTTTGCTCGCGGATCAAGAAGCGATTATGAACACATCGTTCCTCGAACTATTGCGCGAAGAGGTCGGCAATTATTACACGAACATGATCGAATTGGATGGCGGGATGGACCATTTGCCGCGCGCATTCATGCCGGCGCTGCGTAGCCGCATTCGTTTCGGCGCGAAGATGATCGCGCTGGATCAAGCGCCGACCTCGGTGACGATTCACTACGAGACGGCGGCAGGGCGCATGGCGGCGACCGGTGATTACGCGATCATCACCGCGCCGTTCCCAGTTTTGCGCCACATCGAAGTGCTCAAGCCGTTCTCGCGCGCCAAGCAACGCGCGATTCGCCAAGCGCATTACGACGCGTCCGCGAAAATCCTATTTCAATGCCGACGACGATTCTGGGAAGAAGATGACGGCATCTTCGGCGGCGGTACGATCAGCGATTTGCCGGTGCGCGTGATGTACTATCCCGATCACCATCGCGAGACCGGGCGTGGCGTCATGCTCGCGAGTTATACCTGGGGCGAAGACGCGGAACGTTGGGCGTCGCTCTCGCCGCGCGACCGCATCGAGCAGGCGCTCGAAGATGTCGCGCAGATTCATCCGCAGATCACGACCGAATTCGAAGTGGGCGTATCGCACGTGTGGCACAACGCGGAATTCGCGGCAGGCGCATTCGCGTTATTCGACCCAGGTCAACAGACCTTGCTCTACAACGCGATCATCGCGCCGGAAGGACGCATCCATTTTGCGGGCGAGCACGCGTCGCTCGCGCACGCGTGGATCCAAGGCGCGATTGAATCGGGGTTGCGCGCCGCTAGAGAAATTCATCGCGCGAGTTTTGGCAACGAATGA